The following coding sequences lie in one Stenotrophomonas rhizophila genomic window:
- a CDS encoding TolC family protein, whose protein sequence is MWMRLAALAVLAFVPCVYAQGTKTPDPLTLDDAIARVAQYHPDLRLAEAQRPIWEARRDAAGLRPPLTVGVDLENVLGSGDASGLRSAELTVTLAGMLERGGKLDARRAVAQANLDSLAPQRETARLDLMAEVARRYLAVTDARQRLAIARTDIEQRKRAVAAARLRLQAGASPESVLLTAQAMLAQAELDRDRATQADQSARAALSAMWRQREPGFDVVTGDPMQLPALQDFAVLADTLQRTPELAMLAGERRIREAQVQLARTAARPDVSWQVGVRNNRESRDSAFVAGFSVPLGSVARAAPEIRAAEAELALNAVERDARALQLYATLAEAHGRYLTSRLEVTRMARDVLPQLTRAENAAEKAWRAGAISYMEWAQLQAMRIEARQRQLDAAIAAQTALIEIQRLTGQSMLAAGDTPATAAVSTEDRR, encoded by the coding sequence ATGTGGATGCGCCTGGCAGCCTTGGCTGTCCTCGCGTTCGTGCCGTGCGTGTATGCGCAGGGCACGAAAACGCCTGACCCGTTGACCCTCGACGACGCCATCGCGCGCGTCGCCCAGTACCACCCCGACCTTCGCCTGGCCGAGGCGCAACGCCCGATCTGGGAAGCGCGCCGTGACGCGGCCGGCCTGCGCCCGCCACTGACCGTGGGCGTGGACCTTGAGAACGTGCTGGGCAGCGGCGATGCCAGCGGCCTGCGCAGCGCCGAGCTGACCGTCACCCTGGCCGGCATGCTCGAACGCGGCGGCAAGCTGGACGCCCGCCGTGCCGTGGCCCAGGCCAACCTGGACAGCCTGGCTCCCCAGCGCGAAACCGCCCGGCTGGACCTGATGGCCGAGGTGGCACGCCGCTATCTCGCTGTCACCGACGCCCGCCAGCGGCTGGCCATCGCCCGCACCGACATCGAGCAGCGCAAGCGCGCGGTGGCGGCCGCGCGCCTGCGGCTGCAGGCCGGTGCGTCGCCCGAATCGGTGCTGCTGACCGCCCAGGCGATGCTGGCCCAGGCCGAACTGGACCGCGACCGCGCCACCCAGGCCGACCAGTCCGCGCGTGCCGCGTTGTCGGCGATGTGGCGGCAGCGCGAGCCCGGCTTCGACGTCGTCACGGGCGACCCGATGCAGCTGCCGGCGCTGCAGGACTTCGCCGTGCTGGCCGACACACTGCAGCGCACCCCCGAACTGGCCATGCTGGCCGGCGAGCGCCGCATCCGCGAGGCGCAGGTGCAGCTGGCCCGCACTGCCGCGCGACCGGATGTCAGCTGGCAGGTGGGCGTTCGCAACAACCGTGAGAGCCGTGACAGCGCCTTCGTGGCCGGCTTCAGCGTGCCGCTGGGCAGCGTGGCCCGCGCCGCGCCGGAGATCCGCGCCGCCGAAGCCGAACTGGCGCTCAACGCGGTGGAACGTGATGCGCGCGCGCTGCAGCTGTACGCCACCCTGGCCGAAGCCCATGGCCGCTACCTGACCTCGCGGCTGGAGGTCACGCGCATGGCGCGCGACGTGCTGCCGCAGCTCACGCGTGCCGAGAACGCCGCCGAGAAGGCCTGGCGCGCCGGTGCCATCAGCTACATGGAATGGGCGCAGCTGCAGGCCATGCGCATCGAGGCCCGCCAGCGCCAGCTGGACGCGGCCATCGCCGCGCAGACCGCACTGATCGAAATCCAGCGTCTCACCGGGCAGAGCATGCTCGCCGCCGGCGACACCCCCGCCACTGCCGCCGTGTCCACGGAGGACCGCCGATGA
- a CDS encoding efflux RND transporter periplasmic adaptor subunit, producing the protein MTTFFPRTALTAGLLLTLLALAGCAKEAGTPAAADPGHGEAGHSDEAAHDEDAHDESAPETTTITAAMAEQAGIRVAPVAAGTIADEHDVQGLLTPVDGRVAQVMARFPGPIRSLRANVGDRVAAGQVLASIESNLSLTTYTVSAPISGVVLARQAQVGGVAGEGTPLFEIGDLSTLWVDLHIFGNDTQHITAGVPVTVARMTDGVSQTTMLERVLPGTATASQSTVARATLRNDDGLWRPGAAVKARIVVATQPAAQVVPLSALQSMDGKDVVFVRTGDTYTARPVRLGARDAGKVEVLDGVTPGEQVVVEQSYVVKADIGKAGASHEH; encoded by the coding sequence ATGACCACTTTCTTCCCCCGCACAGCGCTCACCGCCGGCCTGCTGCTCACCCTGCTGGCCCTGGCCGGCTGCGCGAAGGAGGCCGGCACCCCGGCCGCGGCCGATCCGGGCCACGGCGAGGCCGGCCACAGCGACGAGGCGGCGCACGACGAGGACGCGCATGACGAAAGCGCGCCGGAAACCACCACCATCACCGCTGCGATGGCCGAACAGGCCGGCATCCGCGTCGCCCCGGTCGCAGCGGGCACCATCGCCGACGAGCACGACGTGCAGGGCCTGCTGACCCCCGTCGATGGCCGCGTGGCGCAGGTGATGGCGCGCTTCCCCGGGCCGATCCGCTCGCTGCGCGCCAACGTCGGCGACCGCGTCGCGGCTGGCCAGGTGCTGGCCAGCATCGAAAGCAATCTCAGCCTCACCACCTACACCGTCAGCGCGCCGATCAGTGGCGTGGTGCTGGCGCGCCAAGCCCAGGTGGGTGGCGTGGCGGGCGAGGGCACGCCGTTGTTCGAGATCGGCGACCTGTCCACGTTGTGGGTGGACCTGCATATCTTCGGCAACGACACCCAGCACATCACCGCCGGTGTACCGGTCACGGTGGCACGCATGACCGATGGAGTCAGCCAGACCACCATGCTCGAACGCGTGCTGCCCGGCACCGCCACCGCCAGCCAGAGCACCGTGGCCCGCGCCACGCTGCGCAATGACGATGGCCTGTGGCGGCCCGGTGCGGCGGTGAAGGCACGCATCGTGGTGGCCACCCAACCGGCCGCGCAGGTGGTGCCGCTGAGTGCGCTGCAGAGCATGGACGGCAAGGACGTGGTGTTCGTGCGCACCGGCGACACCTACACCGCGCGCCCGGTGCGCCTGGGCGCGCGCGATGCGGGCAAGGTCGAAGTGCTGGACGGGGTAACGCCCGGCGAACAGGTCGTGGTCGAGCAGAGCTACGTGGTGAAGGCCGACATCGGCAAGGCGGGGGCGTCGCATGAGCATTGA
- a CDS encoding suppressor of fused domain protein has translation MSDTYDDVSPGGSPMLTHSRPRDFAPAAGEACIEQIGAHIERHLGPVSSVFHEIVSDAVHIDVHVVPATEAFPHLRLVTSGMSDLPMTLSDDVDAPRYMELMVTLPADWPLQQADLEDERHYWPIRLLKMMARLPHKFDTWLGFGHTIPNFDPPAPYAPGVGFDGVIVLPPVNAPEDFGHLVIDDEKTIVFMSLVPLYPEEMALKLKKGSDALLDRFDAKGVSDIIEPGRVNVARKRFGLF, from the coding sequence ATGAGCGACACCTACGACGATGTCAGCCCGGGCGGCAGTCCGATGTTGACCCACAGCCGGCCCCGCGACTTCGCGCCGGCGGCCGGTGAGGCGTGCATCGAGCAGATCGGCGCGCATATCGAACGGCACCTCGGCCCGGTCTCGAGCGTGTTCCACGAGATCGTGTCCGACGCGGTGCATATCGACGTGCACGTGGTGCCGGCCACCGAGGCGTTCCCGCATCTGCGGCTGGTCACATCGGGCATGAGTGACCTGCCGATGACCCTGTCCGACGATGTCGACGCGCCGCGGTACATGGAGCTGATGGTGACCCTGCCGGCCGACTGGCCGCTGCAGCAGGCCGACCTTGAGGACGAGCGTCACTACTGGCCGATCCGCCTGCTCAAGATGATGGCGCGGCTGCCGCACAAGTTCGACACCTGGCTGGGCTTCGGCCACACCATTCCCAACTTCGATCCGCCCGCGCCCTATGCGCCGGGCGTCGGCTTCGACGGCGTGATCGTGCTGCCCCCGGTCAACGCCCCGGAGGACTTTGGCCACCTGGTGATCGACGATGAAAAGACCATCGTGTTCATGTCCCTGGTGCCGCTGTACCCCGAAGAAATGGCGCTGAAGCTCAAGAAGGGCAGTGACGCGCTGCTCGACCGTTTCGATGCCAAGGGCGTCAGCGACATCATCGAGCCGGGCCGGGTCAACGTCGCCAGGAAACGCTTCGGCCTGTTCTGA
- a CDS encoding efflux RND transporter permease subunit gives MSIERAGVLERIIGASIAHRWLMMSLTLVLVAVGIWSFTKLPIDATPDITNVQVQINTAAPGYSPLETEQRITYPVETVMAGLPRMEQARSLSRYGLSQVTVVFEDGTDIYFARQQVAERLQQVKSQIPEGLDPQLGPISTGLGEIFMYTIDADPKARKPDGSAYTATDLRTLQDWVIRPQLRNVPGVTEVNTIGGFQRQVHITPDPARLRALGFTLEDVAQAVEANNQNVGAGYIERNGQQFLVRIPGQVANLEEIGNIVLARREGVPIHVHDVAQVQDGPELRSGAATQNGHEVVMGTVVMLIGANSRDVAQAAAARLQQAQASLPEGVTVTASYDRTALVDRTIDTVAKNLIEGALLVIVVLFALLGNFRAALITAAVIPLAMLFTLTGMARGGVSANLMSLGALDFGLIVDGAVIIIENCLRRFGERQHALGRDMTAAERFAETASATAEVIRPSLFGLGIITAVYLPIFALSGVEGKMFHPMAITVVLALTGAMLLALTFVPAAIALFLGGRVQEKENRLMAWVRRRYEPLLAFSLRRGRWMVGGALVLVVGCGLLATRLGSEFVPNLDEGDVAMHAMRIPGTSLTQSIQMQLQIEKRLVQFAEVDKVFSKIGTPEVASDPMPPSVADTFIMMKPRKDWPDPRKSRAALLGELEAAVEQLPGNNYEFTQPIQMRTNELISGVRADVAVMLFGDDLDTLLSVGKRIASVAGTVQGAADVRVEETSGLPLLTITPNRTALAGYGLNPGQVQSTVATAVGGQVAGQLFEGDRRFDIVVRLPEALRQDPAALADLPVSLAPALAGDDADESSRAGSWTSGSARTVPLRELATLGNSEGPNQINRENGKRRIVVTANVRDRDLGSFVTDLQQAIGRDVQVPNGYWVEYGGSFEQLISASQRLSIVVPVTLAIIFALLFWAFGSVKDAAIVFSGVPLALTGGVLALAARGIPLSISAGVGFIALSGVAVLNGLVMISFVRSLREGGLPLADAVRDGALGRLRPVLMTALVASLGFVPMAFNVGAGSEVQRPLATVVIGGIVSSTLLTLLVLPVLYRWLHRKS, from the coding sequence ATGAGCATTGAACGCGCCGGTGTGCTGGAACGCATCATCGGTGCGTCCATCGCCCACCGCTGGCTGATGATGAGCCTGACCCTGGTGCTGGTGGCGGTTGGCATCTGGAGCTTCACCAAGCTGCCCATCGACGCCACCCCGGACATCACCAACGTCCAGGTGCAGATCAACACCGCGGCCCCCGGCTACTCGCCGCTGGAAACCGAACAACGCATCACCTACCCGGTGGAAACGGTGATGGCCGGCCTGCCGCGCATGGAACAGGCACGCTCGCTGTCGCGCTACGGGTTGTCGCAGGTCACCGTGGTGTTTGAAGACGGCACCGACATCTACTTCGCCCGCCAGCAGGTGGCCGAGCGCCTGCAGCAGGTGAAGTCGCAGATCCCCGAGGGGCTGGACCCGCAGCTGGGCCCGATCTCCACCGGCCTCGGTGAGATCTTCATGTACACCATCGATGCCGATCCGAAGGCGCGCAAACCCGATGGCAGCGCCTACACCGCCACCGACCTGCGCACCCTGCAGGACTGGGTGATCCGCCCGCAGCTGCGCAATGTGCCGGGGGTGACCGAGGTCAACACGATCGGCGGCTTCCAGCGCCAGGTGCACATCACCCCGGACCCGGCCCGGCTGCGTGCGCTGGGCTTCACCCTGGAAGACGTGGCGCAGGCGGTGGAAGCCAACAACCAGAACGTGGGCGCCGGCTACATCGAGCGCAACGGCCAGCAGTTCCTGGTGCGCATTCCCGGCCAGGTGGCCAACCTGGAGGAGATCGGCAACATCGTGCTGGCCCGGCGCGAAGGCGTGCCGATCCACGTGCACGACGTGGCGCAGGTGCAGGACGGCCCGGAGCTGCGCAGTGGCGCGGCCACCCAGAACGGCCACGAAGTGGTGATGGGCACGGTGGTGATGCTGATCGGCGCCAACAGCCGCGACGTGGCCCAGGCCGCCGCCGCACGGCTGCAGCAGGCGCAGGCCAGCCTGCCCGAAGGCGTCACCGTGACCGCCAGCTACGATCGCACCGCGCTGGTGGACCGCACCATCGACACCGTGGCCAAGAATCTGATTGAAGGTGCGCTGCTGGTGATCGTGGTGCTGTTCGCGCTGCTCGGCAATTTCCGCGCGGCGCTGATCACCGCCGCGGTGATTCCGCTGGCGATGCTGTTCACCCTGACCGGCATGGCACGCGGTGGGGTGTCGGCCAACCTGATGAGCCTGGGCGCGCTTGACTTCGGCCTGATCGTTGACGGCGCGGTGATCATCATCGAGAACTGCCTGCGCCGTTTCGGCGAACGCCAGCACGCGCTGGGCCGCGACATGACCGCCGCCGAACGCTTCGCCGAAACCGCCAGCGCCACCGCCGAGGTGATCCGCCCCAGCCTGTTCGGGCTGGGCATCATCACCGCGGTGTACCTGCCGATCTTCGCACTGTCCGGCGTGGAAGGAAAAATGTTCCATCCGATGGCGATCACCGTGGTGCTGGCGCTGACCGGTGCGATGCTGCTGGCGCTGACCTTCGTGCCGGCGGCCATCGCGTTGTTCCTCGGCGGCCGCGTGCAGGAAAAGGAAAACCGGCTGATGGCGTGGGTGCGCCGGCGCTATGAGCCGCTGTTGGCCTTCTCGCTGCGGCGCGGGCGCTGGATGGTGGGCGGCGCGCTGGTGCTGGTGGTGGGCTGCGGCCTGCTGGCCACGCGCCTGGGCAGCGAATTCGTGCCCAACCTGGACGAGGGCGACGTGGCCATGCATGCCATGCGCATCCCCGGCACCAGCCTGACTCAGTCGATCCAGATGCAGCTGCAGATCGAAAAGCGGCTGGTGCAGTTCGCCGAGGTCGACAAGGTGTTCTCCAAGATCGGTACGCCGGAAGTGGCGTCCGACCCGATGCCGCCGTCGGTGGCCGACACCTTCATCATGATGAAACCGCGCAAGGACTGGCCGGACCCGCGCAAGTCACGGGCGGCGTTGCTGGGTGAGCTGGAAGCGGCGGTGGAGCAGTTGCCGGGCAACAACTACGAGTTCACCCAGCCGATCCAGATGCGCACCAACGAGCTGATTTCCGGCGTGCGGGCGGACGTGGCGGTGATGCTGTTCGGTGATGACCTGGACACGCTGCTGAGCGTGGGCAAGCGCATCGCCAGCGTGGCGGGCACCGTGCAGGGTGCGGCCGACGTGCGCGTGGAGGAAACCAGCGGGTTGCCGTTGCTGACCATTACCCCCAACCGCACCGCGCTGGCCGGTTACGGGCTCAATCCCGGCCAGGTGCAGTCCACCGTGGCTACCGCGGTGGGCGGGCAGGTGGCCGGGCAGCTGTTCGAAGGCGACCGCCGCTTCGACATCGTGGTGCGCCTGCCCGAAGCGCTGCGCCAGGACCCGGCCGCACTGGCCGACCTGCCGGTGTCGCTGGCCCCGGCACTGGCCGGCGATGATGCCGACGAGTCCAGCCGCGCTGGCAGCTGGACCAGCGGCAGCGCCCGCACCGTGCCGCTGCGCGAGCTGGCCACGCTGGGCAACAGCGAGGGGCCGAACCAGATCAACCGCGAAAACGGCAAGCGCCGCATCGTGGTCACCGCCAACGTGCGTGACCGCGACCTCGGCAGTTTCGTAACCGACCTGCAGCAGGCCATCGGGCGCGACGTGCAGGTGCCCAACGGGTACTGGGTCGAGTACGGCGGCAGCTTCGAACAGCTGATTTCGGCCAGCCAGCGCCTGTCCATCGTGGTGCCGGTGACGCTGGCGATCATCTTCGCGCTGCTGTTCTGGGCGTTCGGGTCGGTCAAGGACGCGGCGATCGTGTTCAGCGGCGTGCCGCTGGCGTTGACCGGCGGCGTGCTGGCGCTGGCCGCGCGCGGCATTCCGCTGTCGATCTCGGCCGGTGTCGGCTTCATCGCGTTGTCCGGCGTGGCGGTACTCAACGGGCTGGTGATGATCAGCTTCGTGCGCAGCCTGCGCGAGGGCGGATTGCCGCTGGCCGATGCCGTGCGCGACGGCGCACTGGGGCGGCTGCGCCCGGTGCTGATGACCGCACTGGTGGCCTCGCTGGGCTTCGTGCCGATGGCCTTCAACGTGGGCGCCGGTTCGGAAGTGCAACGCCCGCTGGCCACGGTGGTGATCGGCGGCATCGTGTCGTCCACGCTGCTGACGTTGCTGGTGCTGCCGGTGTTGTATCGGTGGTTGCATCGGAAGAGCTGA
- a CDS encoding NAD-dependent epimerase/dehydratase family protein — MTILVTGAAGFIGANTVRALLDAGETVVGLDNYNDYYDPQIKRDRVAALCPDADIRVLDLTDRDGLAALFDEVAPTRVIHLAAQAGVRYSIENPHAYVDSNLVGFVNMLELCRHRGVAHLVYASSSSVYGDSATPPFSEDQRIDKPRSLYAATKAANELMAYTYAQLYSLRATGLRFFTVYGPWGRPDMAPLLFSRAVLAGRPIDVFNDGRMQRDFTHVSDIVAGILGALAHPSSEDVPHRVFNLGNHTPIELEHFIGVIEAAAGRPAHKVYKPMQPGDMVRTMADTTRARDAFGYEPATPIEQGLPPVVAWCRDYFGNHA, encoded by the coding sequence ATGACCATCCTCGTCACCGGCGCTGCCGGCTTCATTGGGGCCAACACGGTCCGCGCGCTGCTCGATGCCGGTGAAACGGTGGTCGGGCTGGACAACTACAACGATTACTACGATCCGCAGATCAAGCGCGACCGCGTGGCCGCGCTTTGCCCGGACGCCGATATCCGCGTGCTCGACCTGACCGACCGCGACGGCCTGGCCGCGCTGTTCGACGAGGTCGCCCCGACCCGGGTGATCCACCTGGCCGCGCAGGCGGGCGTGCGTTACTCGATCGAGAACCCGCACGCCTACGTGGACAGCAACCTGGTCGGCTTCGTCAACATGCTTGAGCTGTGCCGCCACCGTGGCGTGGCGCACCTGGTGTATGCGTCCAGCAGTTCGGTGTACGGCGATTCGGCCACCCCGCCGTTCTCCGAAGACCAGCGCATCGACAAGCCGCGCTCGCTGTACGCGGCCACCAAGGCCGCCAACGAGCTGATGGCCTACACCTACGCGCAGCTGTACAGCCTGCGCGCCACCGGCCTGCGCTTCTTCACCGTGTACGGCCCCTGGGGCCGGCCGGACATGGCACCGCTGCTGTTCTCGCGCGCGGTGCTGGCCGGGCGCCCGATCGACGTGTTCAACGACGGAAGAATGCAGCGCGATTTCACACATGTTTCCGACATCGTGGCCGGTATCCTCGGCGCGCTGGCGCATCCGTCCAGCGAGGATGTCCCGCACCGTGTCTTCAACCTGGGCAACCACACGCCGATCGAACTCGAGCACTTCATCGGGGTCATCGAAGCGGCGGCCGGACGCCCGGCGCACAAGGTGTACAAGCCGATGCAACCCGGCGACATGGTGCGCACCATGGCCGATACCACGCGCGCCCGTGACGCATTCGGCTATGAACCGGCCACGCCGATCGAGCAGGGCCTGCCCCCGGTGGTGGCCTGGTGCCGCGATTATTTCGGTAATCACGCCTGA
- a CDS encoding DUF885 domain-containing protein, translated as MKSPLVTALLLALALPAGAVLAAPPAAPAAAPASLAAESPADAQFRSIYETEWKWRQDGGGEASEDGDGPANATRMPDVGAAAQQARLKVWDEVLAKLGRIDPKALSADNQINFAIYRDQVFNLAAEVRLRGYEMPFNADSSFWSNLSFMARREMKTAKDYRNYIARLNDVPRYFDQQTDNMRAGLKRGFSVPRAVLDGREVSIATVSELKDPTASPLYAPFKKLPASIPAAEQAQLQEQARQAIGGSVVPAFAKLRTFFVSEYVPQARTTLAAEAMPDGKAYYKQQIHEYTTLDLTPQQIHEIGLKEVARIQTEMNGIIKQVEFKGSFAQFLTFLRTDPQFYAKTPDELLHRAAWISKRVDGVIGKYMTLPRARFTIVPVPPDIAPFWTAGRGGMGTYWLNTYNLPARPLYNLPALTLHESDPGHALQGALAAEQGEQPEFRRNAYISAYGEGWGLYCEKLGVEMGIYETPYEDFGRLTYEMWRAARLVIDTGVHHKGWTREQAIAYLRDHTALSEHEVTTEVDRYISWPGQALSYKLGEIAIVRLRAQAEQELGDRFDVKSFHDAVLKQGSVPLPVLEQQIQAYIAQRKAAS; from the coding sequence GTGAAATCGCCCCTCGTCACCGCGCTGCTGCTCGCCCTGGCCCTTCCTGCCGGCGCCGTTCTGGCCGCCCCGCCCGCTGCACCGGCGGCCGCACCGGCCAGCCTGGCGGCGGAAAGCCCCGCCGATGCGCAGTTCCGCAGCATCTACGAAACCGAATGGAAGTGGCGCCAGGACGGCGGTGGTGAAGCCAGCGAAGACGGCGACGGCCCGGCCAACGCCACCCGCATGCCCGACGTGGGCGCGGCGGCCCAGCAGGCCCGGCTGAAGGTCTGGGACGAGGTGCTGGCCAAGCTCGGCAGGATCGACCCGAAGGCGCTCTCGGCCGACAACCAGATCAACTTCGCCATCTACCGCGACCAGGTCTTCAACCTGGCCGCCGAGGTGCGCCTGCGCGGCTATGAAATGCCGTTCAACGCCGACTCCTCGTTCTGGTCCAACCTGTCCTTCATGGCGCGCCGCGAGATGAAGACCGCCAAGGACTACCGCAACTACATCGCCCGCCTCAACGACGTGCCGCGCTACTTCGACCAGCAGACCGACAACATGCGGGCCGGGCTCAAGCGTGGCTTCAGCGTGCCGCGCGCGGTGCTGGACGGGCGCGAAGTGTCCATCGCCACCGTGTCCGAACTGAAGGACCCGACCGCCTCGCCGCTGTACGCGCCCTTCAAGAAGCTGCCCGCCAGCATCCCCGCGGCCGAGCAGGCGCAGCTGCAGGAACAGGCGCGGCAGGCCATCGGTGGCAGCGTGGTGCCGGCGTTCGCCAAGCTGCGTACTTTCTTCGTCAGCGAGTACGTGCCGCAGGCGCGCACCACCCTGGCCGCCGAAGCGATGCCCGACGGCAAGGCGTACTACAAGCAGCAGATCCACGAATACACCACGCTGGACCTCACCCCGCAGCAGATCCACGAGATCGGCCTGAAGGAAGTGGCGCGCATCCAGACGGAAATGAACGGCATCATCAAGCAGGTGGAATTCAAGGGCAGCTTCGCGCAGTTCCTGACCTTCCTGCGTACCGATCCGCAGTTCTACGCCAAGACCCCCGACGAACTGCTGCACCGCGCCGCGTGGATCTCCAAGCGCGTGGACGGGGTGATCGGCAAGTACATGACCCTGCCGCGCGCACGCTTCACCATCGTGCCGGTGCCGCCGGACATCGCCCCGTTCTGGACCGCCGGTCGCGGCGGCATGGGCACCTACTGGCTCAACACCTACAACCTGCCGGCCCGCCCGCTGTACAACCTGCCGGCCCTGACCCTGCACGAATCCGACCCCGGCCATGCGCTGCAGGGTGCACTGGCGGCCGAGCAGGGCGAGCAGCCCGAGTTCCGCCGCAACGCCTACATCTCCGCCTATGGCGAAGGCTGGGGCCTGTACTGCGAAAAGCTCGGCGTGGAAATGGGTATCTACGAGACCCCCTACGAGGATTTCGGCCGCCTGACCTACGAAATGTGGCGCGCCGCGCGCCTGGTGATCGACACCGGCGTGCACCACAAGGGCTGGACCCGCGAGCAGGCCATCGCCTACCTCCGCGACCACACCGCGCTGAGCGAGCATGAAGTGACCACCGAAGTGGACCGCTACATCTCCTGGCCGGGCCAGGCGCTGAGCTACAAGCTGGGCGAGATCGCCATCGTGCGCCTGCGCGCGCAGGCCGAGCAGGAGCTGGGCGACCGGTTCGACGTGAAGTCCTTCCACGATGCCGTGCTCAAGCAGGGCTCCGTGCCGCTGCCGGTCCTGGAGCAGCAGATCCAGGCCTATATCGCCCAGCGCAAGGCCGCCAGCTGA
- a CDS encoding glycosyltransferase family 2 protein, producing the protein MSQPQLSVVVPVFNERDNVTPLIEEITAALRGQVVFEIVYVDDHSRDDTLAVLQGLKAVHPELRVLHHVSQSGQSTAVRTGVKQARAPWIATLDGDGQNDPADIPKLLAARAAAAPQVKLFAGWRVHRQDSGSKRWASKWANAIRARMLRDDTPDTGCGIKLFEREAFLDLPYFDHMHRYLPALMQRAGWKTLSVPVNHRHRTAGVSKYTNLGRALVGIRDLRGVAWLITRSKRTAVEER; encoded by the coding sequence ATGAGCCAACCCCAGCTGTCGGTTGTTGTTCCCGTGTTCAATGAACGCGACAACGTGACCCCCCTGATCGAGGAGATCACCGCCGCGCTGCGTGGGCAGGTGGTGTTTGAGATCGTCTACGTCGACGACCACTCGCGCGATGACACCCTGGCGGTGCTGCAGGGGCTCAAGGCCGTCCACCCCGAGCTGCGGGTGCTGCACCATGTCAGCCAGAGCGGGCAGAGCACGGCGGTGCGCACCGGCGTCAAGCAGGCGCGCGCGCCCTGGATCGCCACGCTGGACGGCGATGGCCAGAACGACCCGGCCGATATTCCCAAGCTGCTGGCCGCGCGTGCCGCGGCTGCGCCGCAGGTGAAGCTGTTCGCCGGCTGGCGGGTGCACCGCCAGGATTCGGGCAGCAAGCGCTGGGCCAGCAAGTGGGCCAATGCCATCCGCGCGCGCATGCTGCGCGACGACACCCCCGACACCGGCTGCGGCATCAAGCTGTTCGAGCGCGAGGCGTTCCTGGACCTGCCGTACTTCGACCACATGCACCGTTATCTGCCGGCGCTGATGCAGCGCGCCGGCTGGAAAACCCTCAGCGTGCCGGTCAACCACCGTCACCGAACCGCCGGGGTGTCCAAGTACACCAACCTGGGCCGCGCGCTGGTCGGCATCCGCGACCTGCGCGGGGTGGCCTGGCTGATCACGCGCAGCAAGCGCACCGCCGTGGAAGAACGCTGA
- a CDS encoding DUF2946 family protein codes for MFRHARPRPSLLLRLLMLVAVGLGVFGTATASALADIHISLHSDAAPADTALPGDAEPDPADGDLLHALVHCGHCHGHGGVLPMASLPWILPAAPAHSVPAGLVAQLRTQPPESLLRPPIAS; via the coding sequence ATGTTCCGCCACGCCCGCCCCCGTCCGTCCCTGCTGCTGCGCCTGCTGATGCTGGTGGCGGTGGGCCTGGGCGTGTTCGGCACGGCCACGGCGTCGGCACTGGCCGACATCCATATCAGCCTGCACAGCGACGCGGCCCCGGCCGACACCGCGCTGCCGGGCGATGCCGAACCCGATCCGGCCGACGGCGACCTGCTGCACGCACTGGTGCACTGCGGCCACTGCCACGGTCACGGCGGCGTGCTGCCGATGGCGTCACTGCCGTGGATCCTGCCCGCCGCGCCGGCGCACAGCGTGCCGGCCGGGTTGGTCGCGCAGTTGCGCACGCAACCGCCCGAGAGCCTGCTGCGCCCCCCGATAGCGTCCTGA
- a CDS encoding helix-hairpin-helix domain-containing protein: MNPAKVDRNHLLRLTDLPNVGPACEKDLRLIGIRVPAHLRDRDAYDMYAQLCMRTGVMHDPCVIDVFLSIVRFMQGEAPRPWWNFSKERKATLAKDAPLTLW; encoded by the coding sequence ATGAACCCTGCCAAGGTCGACCGCAACCATCTGTTGCGTCTGACCGACCTGCCGAATGTCGGGCCGGCCTGTGAGAAAGATCTGCGTCTGATCGGTATCCGCGTCCCTGCGCACCTGCGCGACCGCGATGCCTACGACATGTATGCGCAGCTCTGCATGCGCACCGGGGTGATGCATGACCCGTGCGTGATCGACGTGTTCCTGTCGATCGTGCGCTTCATGCAGGGTGAGGCACCGCGCCCGTGGTGGAATTTCAGCAAGGAACGCAAGGCCACGCTGGCCAAGGATGCGCCGCTCACGTTGTGGTGA
- a CDS encoding lipid-A-disaccharide synthase N-terminal domain-containing protein has product MELHWLDQPLTWLYWTGLHVTGWKLIGYTGALMFGGRWLVQFVASRRAGKPVIPRLFWYMSVVGSLMTLSYFLFSAKQDSVGVLQNLFPAFTALYSLKLDIAHRGWKRDKAPH; this is encoded by the coding sequence ATGGAGCTGCACTGGCTCGACCAACCGTTGACCTGGCTGTACTGGACCGGCCTGCACGTGACCGGCTGGAAGCTGATCGGCTACACCGGCGCGCTGATGTTCGGCGGCCGCTGGCTGGTCCAGTTCGTGGCCTCCCGGCGTGCGGGCAAGCCGGTGATCCCGCGGCTGTTCTGGTACATGAGCGTGGTCGGCAGCCTGATGACGCTGAGCTACTTCCTGTTCTCGGCCAAGCAGGACTCGGTGGGCGTACTGCAGAACCTGTTCCCGGCGTTCACCGCGCTGTACAGCCTGAAGCTGGATATCGCCCACCGTGGGTGGAAGCGGGACAAGGCACCACATTGA